DNA from Nocardioides seonyuensis:
GGCCGAACAGCCGCTACCGGCACACCCCTCTGGCCACCGGTGTCGGAGCCGACGGCACTCCGGTGCGATACCTGCGGCGCCGTTTCCTCCCCGACCCCGACGCCCTGGTCCAGGTGGGTGAGCACAAGGTGGAGCCGGGGGACCGGCTCGACCTGGTGGCGGCCGCGGCGTTCTCCGATCCCGAGCTGTCCTGGCGCATCTGTGACGCGAACCTGTGCCTGGACCCCGACGAGCTCGTCAGCCGACCGGGCCGGCGGCTGCGGATCACCCTGCCCGCGGGGCTGCCGGGAGGTGGCGCATGATCGAGTCCGCAGACCTCACCCTGCTGATCGGTCCGGGAGTCCCCGTGCCGGCCCTCCGCAGCGTCATGGACGCGGTGGTGTCGGTCCGGGTCAACGTCGGCGCGGCCCAGACCGGGTTCCAGATCGTGATGGAGGCCGACCGCACCTCCGACATCACCCGCGTCCTGCTTCCGGCCGGCTACCTCGACCCGATCACCACGCGCGTGATCATCCTCGTGACCATCCGTGGGGTTCCCCACGTGCTCGCGGACGGCGTCGTCACGCACCACGAGGTGACGCCCTCCAGCACTCCGGGCGGCTCCACGCTCAGCATCATCGGCGAGGACCTGTCGGTGCTCATGGACCTGGTCGAGATGCCCTTCATGCGCTACCCCGCCATGCCGGAGGTCGCCCAGCTCTACGCGATCCTGGCGAAGTACGCCGTGCTCGGCATCGCCCCCGTGGTGGTTCCGCCGATCGTCAGCGCCCTGCGCAACCCCCTCGACGGCTGTGACACCCACACCGGCACCGACCTCGACTACGTACGACAGCACGCAGACCGGTGCGGCTACGTGTTCTACGTGGAGCCCGGGCCGCTGCCGGGCACCAACGTCGCCTACTTCGGACCCGACGTCCGGGTGCCCGTCCCACAGCCCGCGCTCAGTGTCGACCTTGACGAGGCCACGAACGTCGAGTCGCTCTCCGTCTCCCTCGACGGCAAGGCGAAGAAGGTCACCGTCTACACGATCTTCGACCCCGTGACCCGCAAGGTCCCCGTGCCCATCCCGGTGCCCAACGTCAGTGCGGTCCGTCCCCCGCTGGGCCTGCGGCCCACCCCGCCGGCGCGGGTGGAGTTCGCCGAAGGCGGCCAGCTCGAGCCGGCCGAGGCCGCCAAGCGGATCCTGGGTGACCTGCTCCGCTCCTCCGACGCGATCACCGTCAGCGGCAGCCTCGACGTGGCGACGTACGGCAGGCCGCTGCGTGCGCGGCAGCTGGTCGGCGTGCGCGGGGTCGGCCTCGCCTACGACGGCCTCTACTACGTCAACACCGTCACCCACGAGCTCTCCCCGAGCTCCTACAAGCAGTCCTTCACGCTCTCGCGCGACGGACTGGTCTCCCCGACCCCCGTGGTCCCCGTCCGCTGAGGAGCGCCCGATGCCAGCCCAGACGACCAACCCCTCGGCCACGCGAGCCGGGACGAAGACATGGTTCGGCAAGTACCGCGGGACCGTGGTCAACAACGTCGACCCCAAGTTCATGGGACGCCTGCTCCTCACGGTCCCGGACGTGCTCGGCCTGGTGCCGTCGAGCTGGGCCGAGGCCTGTGTCCCGCTCGCGGGCCCGACAGGCACCTCGATGGGGTCCTGGTTCGTGCCGCCGATCGGTGCCGGGGTGTGGGTCGAGTTCGAGGCGGGGGACCCGTCGCGACCGATCTGGAGCGGCTGCCGGTGGGGGGCGCCGTCCGATCCGCCGACCCTGGCCAAGGCCGGACTGCCGGTCTCGCCGAGCATCGTCCTGCAGACCGCGGGTCAGCAGACCCTCGCGATCTCCGACCTTCCGGGACCGACCGGCGGGATCATGCTCAAGAGCGCGACCGGGGCGACGCTGATCGTGAACGACACCGGGATCTACATCCAGAACGGCAAGGGCGCCTCGCTGGTCATGACCGGCCCCACCGTCACCATCAACAACGGCGCGCTGACGGTGATTTGACGTGCCCGGGCCGATCCTCCACAGCGGTGCGGTGGTCACCTGCTCGCACGGCGGGCAGGCCACGCCCTCGATGCCGATGGCACGGGTCCTGGTCTCGGGGATGCCCGTGGCCACCGTGCCCGGTCCGTGGCTCGTCGCGGGCTGTGCGTTCGTGCCCCCAGGCGGCAACGGGCCGTGCGTGACCGGGCAGTGGACCGTCGGCGCGACGCGCGTGATGGTGCTCGGCCAACCCGTGGTCCTGCAGTCCGGGACCTCCACGTGCGTGCCCACGGGGACGCCCCTGCTTCCGGTGTCTGCCCAGACCCGGGTCATCGCGAGCTAGGAGGGACCATGCACCTGCGGCACCCCTACGGGTTCGACGGTCGGCGTCGTACGGCGAACGCCGGCGACGCGGTGTGGCTGCGAGGGCTGATCGAGCAGGTGCTGATGACCCGACCCGGTGAGCGGATCAACCGGCCGACGTTCGGCGCCGGCCTTGCACAGCTGCCCTTCGACGGGTTGTCCGACGAGCTGTCCGCCACGACCGAGTTCCTCGTGCGGTCAGGGCTGCAGCAGTGGCTCGGCGACCTCATCCAGGTCGAGCAGGTCACCGTCACCGCGCACGACTCCACCCTGCGGATCCACGTGACCTTCGTGGAGAACCGGACGGGCGAGTCGCACACCGAGACCTTCGAGCGGCGGGGAGCAGGCTGATGGACCCGCTCCTGTTCAGGTGTGCCGACGCCGACGCCCGCCGGGTCGCAGTCGCCGCCAGCCCCCAGCTCAACGCCGTGGACTGGCTGGAGGTGGCCGACCTGCAGCCGGCCGAGCTGCCCGCCGACGAACAGGCTGCCTACGCAGCGTCGCCGCCCGGTCCCGGACGAGACCGGATGCTCTGGCAGCGCAAGCTGGTGGTCCACTTCGTCAACCCGTTGACAGCCACCCACCAGCTGGCGCTGAGCCCCACCGGGATCCTGGTCAGTGGTGGCGAGCGCATCCCCGCGCCGACGGTGGCGGTGATGTCCACCGGCTCCGAGTCCGTCACCTTGCGGACCTCGTGGGCCGGAGACACCTCCCCCTACCGGCTCGACCTGGTCCGTTCGGCCGTCGACGAGCGACCTCCCGCAGGTTTCGACCCGCTCCTGCACGGGATCGACTTCTCCTTCAAGGTCGACTGCCCCAGCGACCTCGACTGCCGACGGGGCCACGTCTGTCTGCCGCACCCGCGCACGGACCCCGGAATCGACCGCCTGGCCAAGGACTACGCGACGTTCCGACGACTCATCCTCGACCGTGTCTCCCTGCTCAACCCGGAGTGGGGAGACCGGACCCCGGCGGACCTCGGGGTCACCCTGGTCGAGCTCTTCGCCCACATCGGCGACCGGCTCAGCTACCAGCAGGACGCGATCGCGACCGAGGCCTACCTGTCGACTGCCCGGCTCCGGCGATCGGTACGCCGGCACGCCCGGCTGGTGGACTACGCCATGCACGACGGGTGCAACGCCCGGACCTGGGTCCAGGTGCGCGTCTCCGCAGACGTGGCGCTGGCACCCGGCGTGCTCACCTTCCTGACCCGGGTGCCGGACCTCCCCGACCGCGTCGTCCCTGGCTCGCGCGAGGAGGCGGTGGCGAGCTCCTCCGCAGCGCAGTGGTTCGAGCCGATGGTCGCGAGCCTGGAGCGCACCGTGGCACCTTCGCCCCTCCGGTTCTTCGCCGCCCACAACGCGATCGGCCTGCACGACTGGGGGCTCCCCGACTTCGCCCTCGCACCAGGAACGTGCCAGGCGGCACTGGCCGGGCACTTCCCGGACCTGGCTGTCGGCGACGTGGTGGTCCTGGCGCAGACCCGTAGCCCGGTGACCGGTCTCGAGGCCGACGCCGATCCCACGGTGCGACACCCGGTACGCCTGGTCACGGTCGAGGCATTCGACGGCGGCGCCCGGCTGACCGACCCGCTCACCGGCGACGACGTGACGCGGGTGGCCTGGGCGGCCGAGGATGCGCTGCCTTTCGGCCTGTGCGTCACCTCCTCCGGCGACCTCGCCGCGGGACTGCCGGCAGTCGCCGGGGGAGCCGAGGCCTGGGGCAACACCGTGCTCGCGGATCACGGCCGCACCCTCGCCTCGCCCCTGGGGCAGGCCACGGGCGGCAGGTTCTTGCCCGAGCTGGACGAGGGCCCCCTGAGCCAGGCAGCCACCGTCCCGGTGCGCCACGCCGACGGCGACCGTGAGTGGATGCGCTTCGACCCGGCGTCACCGGCTGCCGAAGTCCTGCGCACCGATCCCGCGTCTGCCCGGCCGGAGCTGTGGCCGCACAGCACGCTCGACGCCGACACGACCGACTGGACGGCCGTGCCGGACCTGCTGGACTCCGGACCGGAGGACCCGCACGTCGTGGCCGAGGTCGAGGCCGACGGGTCCTGCCGGCTGCGCTTCGGCGCCCACGGTCACGGGCGCCCGCCGCGGACGGCTGAGGTCTTCACGGCGTCGTACCGGGTCGGCAACGGTGAGGCAGGGAACGTCGGCACGGACGCGATCGCCCACGTGATCAGCTCCGACGGCCGCGTGCTGTCGGCGCGCAACCCGCTCCCGGCACGCGGCGGCACCCCTCCCGAGACGATCGCCCAGGTCCGGCGCCGTGCGCCGGAGGCGTTCCGCACCCAACGACGGGCCGTGACGCCGGCCGACTACGAGCGGGTCGCGGTCGAGATGCCAGGGGTGCAGCGCGCCGCCGCCGAGCTGCGTTGGACCGGCAGCTGGCACACCGTCTTCCTGATCGTCGACCCGGCAGGCGACGGTGTGGTCGACCGAACCTTCGAGGAGAGGCTGCGCGAGCACGTCGAGCCGTTCCGCACCGTCGGGCACGACCTCGAGGTCGACGGGCCGAGGTTCGTGGCGATCGAGCTGGAGCTCGAGGTGTGTGTGGAGCCTGAGCACTTCCGGGCCGAGGTGCGTCGTCGGCTGGAGAGCCGACTCTCTGCGGCAGAGGCCCCGGACGGCAGCCGTGGGCTCTTCCACCCGGCCTCCTTCACGTTCGGCCAGGCCGTGCACCTCTCGCCGATCCTGGCCGCTGCGAGTGCCGTGCCGGGCGTGGAGTCGGTGCACGCCACGGTCTTCGGACGGCTCGGCTCGCCCTCGCCGCTGGGACTGCAGGACGGCCGGCTACCGATGGGTCGGCTCGAGGTGGCCCGACTGGAGAGCGACCCGGACTTCCCCGAGCACGGGGTGCTCCGGCTGGTCCTGCACGGCGGCAAGTGAGGTCGACATGACAGGGAGAGGAGCGGGGTGAGTGTGAACGGATGCGATGGTGACTGCGGCGACTGCACGGAGGCGTGCGGTTGCGGGGCAGGAGCGCCCGCGACGCCGGAGCGGGTCCTGAACGCGCCCGGGCTGACCGCTGTCGACTACAGGGTCGCCCGGCACGGCTCCGCGAAGGCGGCGATCCTGCGCGGGATGTCCGACCACGAGCTACCGGCGCTCGCAGGTCTGGGGGCCCGCGACGACGCCGACCTGACGGTCGCCCTGGCCGACGGCTTCGCAGCGATGGTCGACGTGATCACGTTCTACACCGAGCGCTACGTCCAGGAGCACTACCTCCGCACCGCGACCGAGCGGCTGTCAGTGGTCGAGCTCTCCCGGCTCATCGGCTACCGCCCCGGCCCCGGCGTCGCCGCGGACGCGTGGCTCGCGTTCACCGTCGACGAGCCGGTCACCGTTCCGCACGTCCCGCTGGAACCGGTCCGGGTGCCTGTCGGGACGCAGGTGCAGAGCGTGCCCGGGCAGGAGGAGGCCCCGGTGACCTTCGAGACAGTCACCGAGATCATCGCCACCGCCGGTGGCAACGCCCTGGCCCCGGTCAGCACCAGCTGGCCGACGTCGTTGTCGGGACGCACCTCCGTCCACCTGGCCGGTGTCGGACACCGGGTGCAGCGCGGCGACGTGCTCCTCGTCGTCGGCCCGCAGCGGATCGCCTCCAGCACGAGCTCGGAGTGGGCGGCGCCCACCGTGGCGGAGGTGTCCGAGGACCCGGTGGCGGGTCGTACGCGGGTGGACCTGTCATCCGCTCTCCCTGCTCTGCCCGTCGCCGGGACCGAGCTGCACGTCCTCCGCCTCCGCGCGCCCCTCTTCGGTCACAACGCCCCGGACCCCCGGCTGCTCGCCATCCCTTCGGACGTGCGCGATGCGCTCTACGACAGCACGACGGGGGAGTGGAAGAGCTTCGAGCTCAGCCTGACCGACCTCGACCTGGACCAGCCCTACCCCCAGGTCGTGAAGGGCGGCTGGGCGCTCCTCGTCCAGGGCGCCCTCCAGCACCTGGCCAAGATCGACGGCGTCACCCACCCGTCCCTGAGCGCCTTCGGCGTGAGCGGCAAGGTCACTCGCCTCTCCCTCGACCTCGACCTCCCAGCTGGCCACAAGTTCACCAGGCGCGATGGGGTCGTGCTGACCCAGAGCGACCGCGTCTTCCTCACCTCCGACCCGACGACCACCGCGCTGTCCGGTTCCGAGCTGCAGCTCGTCGGTGAGGTGCCGCTCAGCGCGGGGCAGCCCCTGGCCGTCCGCGGCCAGCTCCACGGTGCCCTCCCCGGGACCCCCGAGCACTCGGAGGTGGTGCTGGTCGACGACTCACCGGACGCGGTGCAGCTGTCGGCCGCACCCGACGGGCTGCCCGTGACGACGGTGCGGCTCGCCGAGCCGCTCCTCCGTCACTACGACAGGGCCCGCACACGGGTCAACGCGAACGTCGCCCCGGCCACCGAGGGAGCCAGCGTCGGGCAGGTCCTGGGAAGCGGCGACGCCCGGGTGCCCGGCCAGTCTTTCGCACTCCAGCACAAGCCGCTGACGTGGCTCGCCACCGACGCCGGCCTCGAGGCTGCCCTGGAGGTGCGCGTCGACGACGTGCTCTGGGCTCGCCGGGACACGCTGTTCGGAGCCGCGCCGGGTGATCGCGTCCACGTGCTGGAGACCGCCGACGACGGCACCACCGTGGTCAGGTTCGGCGACGGAGCGGAGGGAGCCCGGCTGCCGACCGGTCAGGCAAACGTGCGTGTGCGGCACCGCACCGGCCTGGGGGCTGGCGGCAACGTGCGCACCGGTCAGCTCACCACCCTGCTGTCGAGGCCACTGGGGATCGCGGCGGTCGACAACCCGACGCCCGGCACTGGGGGAGAGGACCCCGAGCCCCGCGACGACGCGCGGCGCAACGCTCCCGCGACCGTGCGCACCCTCGACCGTGTCGTGTCGTTGCTCGACGCCGAGGACTTCGCACGCGCCCAGCCGGGCGTGGCCAAGGTGTCCGCCGGGTGGGTGCCGCACGGCCCGGCCCGTGGGCTCGTGCTGACGCTGGCCGGCCCCGGCGGAGCCGTGGTCGACCCGTCGGTGCCGACCCACGGCCGGGTGCTGAAGGCGCTGCGCGACCACGGGGACGAGCGACTTGTCGTGCACCTGCTCAGCCATCGGCCGGTGCCCCTGGAGGTCCGGCTCAAGGTCCTGCCGGAGCCGGGCAGGCTGGCTGACCTGGTCCTGGCGGACGTACGACGCCTGCTGCTGGCCGAGTTCGCCTTCGACACGCGCGAGCTCGGGCAACCCACCAGCCTGGGTGAGGTGGTCGAGGCGGTGCACCGGGCAGCCGGCGTCGTCGCCGTCGACATCGACGTGCTGCGCCGACCTGATGCCCCCGGCTCGACCACCGTCCAACCGCGCGTGCCGGCACATCGCGGTGGGCTCGACACCGCAGGAAACGGTGTGCTCGGGGCAGAGCTCCTGCTCCTCTCCGACGCCGGCCTCACCGTGGAGGTGATGGCGTGACGACCACCGGTGAGTCCCTGCTCGCTCTCCTGCCGGCCATCCACCGGATCCGTGACGAGGAGCTGGCCAGTCGCCTGCCCGAGCAGCTCACCCCGGGCGAGCAGACCGAGCTGCTGGCGCTGGAGGCGCTCGGCGGTGCTGCCGACGAGAAGGACAGCCTGCGCCGCGAGGTGCTGCGGGCCAAGCTGCGTCGTGGACCGCTGGGTGCCTTCCTCTCCCTCGTCGGCGAGCAGGTCGCGGTCCTCGAGGAGAGCTTGGAGCAGCTCTACGAGGACCTGTTCCTGGAGACCGCGGCACCGTGGGTGCTGCCGTACCTGGGAGACCTCATCGGCTACCGGCTGCTGCACCCGGCGGAGTCCGGCGAAGGGGTGGCCTGGGACCGGCGCGCCGAGATCGGCCACACCATCGCCTTCCGGCGACGCAAGGGCACCGCCTCGATGCTGGAACAGCTCGCCCGCGACGTCACCGGTCATCCCGGGGCAGCCGTGGCGGAGCTGTTCACCAGGCTGGTCACCACGCAGTCGCTCAACCACGTACGACCCTCCGCGGCGATCACCCCCGACCTGCGCCGCGGTTCCGCAGTCGACCGGGTCGGCACGGCCTTCGAGGCGTCACCGCGCACCCTGGACGTCCGCGCGGTCGAGTCCGGAGCCGCCCGTCCCGCGATCTCCAACATCGCTGCCTTCGTGTGGCGACTGCACGCGCTTCGCCTCGAGCGGACCCCCGCAGTCCGTGACTCGGGCTCGACCACCCGGCTGCGCTTCCACCCCCTCGGCATCGACTGCCAGCTCGTCCAGCGACCCGAGCGGGAGGAGGAGATCAGCCACCTGGCCGGGCCTCGCAACGTTCCCGGGCCGATCACGCGGCGTCGGCTCCTCGACGACCTGCCCCACCTCTACGGTCCCGAGCGCAGCCTGGCGGTGTGGCTCGACGGGGTGCTCGTGCCGGTCGGCGACGTGGTGGCCCTCAACCTGGCGACCTCGGGGAGCGGCTGGATGCGCACCCCGCCTGCAGGCAAGGTCGGCATCGACCCGGAGCTGGGCCGACTCGTCGTACCGGCCGCTGTCCCGGTGACCGTGATGTTCCACCGCGCGGGGGTCAACGGCGCCTTCGGCGGGGAGTACGCCCGCGCGCACACGTTCCCCGAGTCGGGTTCCACGCGGTTGCGAGTGCCGCAGGACCACACCACCGTCCAGGCCGCTCTCGCCGCCCTCGGCGGATCGGGGACCGTCGAGATCACCGACTCCGGGCGTTACGAGGGGAGCCTCACCGTCTCCGCGGCCGCTGGATCCCGGGTCTCGCTCCGGGCAGCCGACGGACGCCGCCCCACCTTGGTCCTCACGGGGCCGATGACGGTGCAGGGCGGAGCAGGTGCCGAGGTGGAGCTCAACGGGCTCCAGGTCGTCGGCCACCCGGTCGTGGTGCCGGCCACCGCCTCCCTGGCGCGTCTCTCCGTGCGTCACTGCACCCTGGTCCCCGGCGGTCCGCTCACGCCGGAAGGTGCACCCACGAAGCCGGGAGGGCTCGGGGTGGACGTGCAGCGCGACGCCACCCGGCTCGTGGTCGAGCGCAGCATCACCGGGGCCATCAAGGCCATGGAGCGCACCCGCGTCGACGTGCTCGACTCCGTCGTCGACGCGGGCGACATCACGCGCCTCGCGATCGGGCCCTGCGGCGCGCTCTCGGTGCGGTCGAGCACCGTCGTCGGCCGCACCACCCCCCAACAGCTCGAGGTGTCGGACTCCCTGCTCCTGGGCCAGGTGTCGGTGGCCGACCGTCAGTCCGGTTGCGCGAGGTTCAGCTACCTGCCTCCCGGCTCTCGGAGCCCGCGGCGCTACCGGTGCGCGCCGGTGGAGCCCGGCGACGTCCCGCAGTTCACCTCGCTCTCCTTCGCCGCGCCCGGCTACGCCCGGCTCGCCGACAGCGTCGCCGACGCCATCCGGCGGGGCTCGGAGGACGAGTCCGAGATGGGCGTGCACCGGCGGCTGCAGGAGCCGCAGCGGGAGGCCGACCTGCGCACCCGGTTCGACGAGTACCTCCGACTCGGCCTGCGTGCCGGAGTCGTCCACGAGTCCTAGTACAAGGAGCTGACCATGAACGGTGACTACTCCCGCTGGAGCCACGACGCCCGCAAGGACGACGCCGCCGTGCTGCTGCAACAGGGCAGGCTCCTCACCGACGACGACTGGAACACCGCCGCGGCGGTCGCGAAGCGGCGGACCCAGGTGGGCACGCTCGACGTCGTCGGGCGTTCAGGTGTGCCCTCGGAGACACCCGATGGCTTCAAGGTGACCCTCGCCGGGACGAGCCTGACCATCGGGCCGGGGCGGGCGTACGTCGACGGGATCCTGGCCGAGAACCACGGCGGTACGCCGCAGTCCTGGCAGCACCCCTTGGCCGAGCTCGCCGGCACCGGGTCGGTGGCCTACTCCTCGCAGCCGCACCTGCCGCAACCTCCGCCACTGCCCACGGCCGGTCGCTACCTCGTCTACCTCAAGGTGTGGCGCCGGGAGGTGACGTCGGTGGACGACCCCTCACTGGTCGAGCCGGCGCTCGGCGTGGACACCACTACCCGGCACCGGACGGTCTGGCAGGTCAAGACCGTGCCGGTGCCGACCGGCTACGTGCCGGGCGCACCCTTCCTGACCCAGCCGTGGTTCACCAGCGTGGAGGCACCCGCGACCTCCCGCCTCACCGTGGGCACCGCGACCGCGGACACCGACCCCGATCCGTGCCTGATCGCCCCCACGGGCGGTTACACCGGTGTCGAGAACCAGCTCTACCGGGTGCAGGTGCACCGCCCCGGGCCGGCGGGCACCGCGACGTTCACCTGGTCGCGCGACAACGCCACGGTGGCGGCGCGCGTCGTGTCGGTGGGTGGCGCACTGGATCGGGTCGTGGTCGACCGGCTCGGGCACGACCGGGTGCTCTCCTTCCACGAGGGGGAGTGGGTCGAGCTGTTGGACGAGGCTCGGGAGCTGGCGGGCACCCCCGGCGTCCTTCGCCGGATCAAGACCCCGGGCGGCATCGACACCGACACCGGGACGATCGTGTTCGAGTCCCCGTTGGTCGCGACCGACTTCGCCCTGGACTCCCAGGGCAGGCCGGTGGCTGGGAGCAACCTGCGGGTACGACGCTGGGACCAGGGCGGCACCCTCCTCGACGAGGGTGGCAACGCAGTGGTCGACCCTGCGCTGGCCACCGGCTCGATCACCATCCCCGGACCAGGCACCAAGCTGGTCCTCGAGCACGGCATCACCGTCGGCTTCAGCTCCGACGCCGTCGGCGGTGTCTTCCGGACTGGCGACCACTGGCTGGTCCCGGCGCGGACTGCAGACCCCACCGGCCACGTCGCCACCGCCCAGCCTGCCCTGGGGGTGCACGCCCACTACGCAGGGCTCGCGGTCGTCGACGGCGGCACCGTGGTCGACGTACGGCCGGTGTTCCCACCACTGAGCGGGATGGAGAGCCTGTTCTACGTCGCGGGCGACGGGCAGGAGGTCACTCCCGACACGCTCGCGCCGGCACCGGTCCCGCTGCCGGTCGCGCCCCGGGTGGGCGTCTCCCGCGGACCGATCCCGGTCTCCGGTCGGTCAGTCCGCTTCACCCTCGTGGGGTCAGGGTCCGGAACCGTGAACGGGGGGAGCGGGCCGGTCACGGTCGCGACGACGGCCGATGGCACGGCGGCGGTCCAGTGGGCGGTCGACCCCTTCGTGCTGCAGACCCTGGAGGCGCGCCTGCTGGACTGGGGCGGCAACGCTGTCGGCCTGCCGGTCCGGTTCAGCGCGCGCACCCGGCTCGCGTCGAAGGTGGCCTACCAGCCGGGCGCGTGCAGTGACCTGTCCGGCGTGGCGACGGTGCAGGAGGCGCTCGACACGCTCTGCCTGCGCGGAGGTGGGTCGGAGACGGCCGAGTGCTGCGCCACCGTGGGTGAGGGGGGCGACTACGCCACGCTCGAGGAGGCGTTGCGCGACCTTGCGGAGCGACGCGAGGGGATCGCCTGCGTGTGCCTCCTGCCGGGGGAGCACCGGTGGGACGGCTCCGAGATCGACTACCTGCGGCGCCTGGACGTGCACGGGTGTGGTGCCACGCTCCACCTGGCGACCCCGTTGCGACTTCACAAGCTCGAGGTGCTCGAGCTGAGCGACCTCGACCTGGTGGGGGCCGAGGACCTGTCGGACGGGTTGGTGCTCGTGGCCGGCTGCATCCAGGTGACGTTCCACGGGCTGCGGGTGCGCACCGACAGCCCGGAGCTGCCTGTCCTCGTGCACCTCTTCGAGTGCGGCCCGACGCGAATCCGCGACTGCGCGATGCGGGCCTCGCACGTCAAGGGGGAGGAGGACTCCGACCCCTTCACCGGCCCGGTCAAGGCGCTGCTCGAGGCGGCTCGGACGGGCAGTCGGGAGGAGCTCGACCGGCTGGTGGCGAGCAACCGACGCGCGGCTGTCAGTCGGCGTGAGCACGCCGCCGACCAGCTCGTCGCGTTCGACTGGCTGTCGACCTCGCACCGTCCGTCCGCGGAGACGCTGCACCGGATCGCCCGACTCATCCGCGACGGTGCCTCCGCCGAGGAGTTCGAGGAGGTCCTTCCCGAGATCCGCGAGATGGCTGCGGGCGTCGATGCCGTCTCGGGGATCGCGCGCGCGGCGATCGCGCTCGAGCGCATGAGGGGAGCGGTGTGGGTGGTCAGCAACGACCTGGCCGGCGGGATCAGCACCAACGGTGTGGCGTCCCCCGATCGCATCGAGGAGCTGGAGGAGAGGCTGGAGGAGCTGGTCGAGAAGGCGGAGGACCCGCCCTCCGTGGAGACTGGGCCCGCCCGGCTGGACCTGCACCAGAACCGGTTCGCGTGGCTGCTCGACGCAGGGAGCCGGGACGACGGGGACAGGTTCGCCTGGGCGAGCGCCAGGATCGGGGAGAACGTGGTCGACTCCGGACCGGTCGAGCTGGTCGCCGGTCGCGTCAGCGTGTCGGGCAACGACCTCAGCGGCCGGGGCAAGCTCGTCGGCATCCTCCATGCCAACCAGGCGACAGCGACGGCGAACACCGCGTCCGTCACTGGAGGCGCGCTGATCCTGTCGTCACAGCTCCGCGACGCGGCCGCCAACCTGGGGCTCCACGTGCGCCCCTGACGACCCGGTTCCCTGACGCGAGAAAAGTCTCGCGAGAACTCCTCAGGAACGCCTCCGCCCTGCCGATCGGCAACTCGGTGACCTGTATCACCAGCCGCCACGGATGGCGGTAGGCAGCGGAAGGAGACCGCCATGTCAGCCGTACTCGTTGTCGATGACGACGCCGGGGTCAGGGGTTACGTCGGTGACCTCCTGGAGATGAACGGGCACGACGTGCGCTTCGCGATCGACGGTCCGGCGGCCCTCGAGGCCATTCGCACCGAGCGCCCGGACTGCGTCCTGCTCGACGTGATGATGCCCGGCATGAGCGGGCACCAGGTCCTCACCGAGATCCGTCGCACCGACGGTGGCTCGCAGCTCCCCGTGGTCATGGTGACCGCCGCTGCCGGGGACTCCCAGTCGTGGGAGGCCTGGACCGGGGGCGTCGACTTCCTCCTGCCCAAGCCCATCGACTCCGAGCAGCTCCTCCGCGTCCTCGGCTACCTCGCCACCGGGTCGGCCTGTGCCTAGCGTCACCGTGGCGGAGCGTGACCTGTCCGCCACCCCCTTCCCGTCCTCCGACGAGGCGGGACGCCTTCGTGCGCTCGCCCGCTACACGATCCTCGACACCCCTCCCGACGAGGGCTTCGACCAGCTTGCCGACCTGGCTCGCGGGATCGCCGGCACGGACATCGCCGGCATCGCCTTCTTCGGCTCCGACCGGGTGTGGTTCAAGTCCCTGCTCGGTGCCGACCCCGAGGAGCTCTCGGCCGACCAGCTGCTCGGCACGTCAACCGCCGCCCCGACCGGCACCGGTGTACTCGGACGCGCCATCGGGGCCGGCGCCCTGGTGGCGGTGCCGTGCGTCACGAGCGACGGCTACACCCTCGGCTGCCTGTTCGTGGCCGACTCCGACCCCGTCG
Protein-coding regions in this window:
- a CDS encoding GPW/gp25 family protein, whose protein sequence is MHLRHPYGFDGRRRTANAGDAVWLRGLIEQVLMTRPGERINRPTFGAGLAQLPFDGLSDELSATTEFLVRSGLQQWLGDLIQVEQVTVTAHDSTLRIHVTFVENRTGESHTETFERRGAG
- a CDS encoding putative baseplate assembly protein, whose protein sequence is MDPLLFRCADADARRVAVAASPQLNAVDWLEVADLQPAELPADEQAAYAASPPGPGRDRMLWQRKLVVHFVNPLTATHQLALSPTGILVSGGERIPAPTVAVMSTGSESVTLRTSWAGDTSPYRLDLVRSAVDERPPAGFDPLLHGIDFSFKVDCPSDLDCRRGHVCLPHPRTDPGIDRLAKDYATFRRLILDRVSLLNPEWGDRTPADLGVTLVELFAHIGDRLSYQQDAIATEAYLSTARLRRSVRRHARLVDYAMHDGCNARTWVQVRVSADVALAPGVLTFLTRVPDLPDRVVPGSREEAVASSSAAQWFEPMVASLERTVAPSPLRFFAAHNAIGLHDWGLPDFALAPGTCQAALAGHFPDLAVGDVVVLAQTRSPVTGLEADADPTVRHPVRLVTVEAFDGGARLTDPLTGDDVTRVAWAAEDALPFGLCVTSSGDLAAGLPAVAGGAEAWGNTVLADHGRTLASPLGQATGGRFLPELDEGPLSQAATVPVRHADGDREWMRFDPASPAAEVLRTDPASARPELWPHSTLDADTTDWTAVPDLLDSGPEDPHVVAEVEADGSCRLRFGAHGHGRPPRTAEVFTASYRVGNGEAGNVGTDAIAHVISSDGRVLSARNPLPARGGTPPETIAQVRRRAPEAFRTQRRAVTPADYERVAVEMPGVQRAAAELRWTGSWHTVFLIVDPAGDGVVDRTFEERLREHVEPFRTVGHDLEVDGPRFVAIELELEVCVEPEHFRAEVRRRLESRLSAAEAPDGSRGLFHPASFTFGQAVHLSPILAAASAVPGVESVHATVFGRLGSPSPLGLQDGRLPMGRLEVARLESDPDFPEHGVLRLVLHGGK
- a CDS encoding LysM domain-containing protein yields the protein MSDDQARQQLAAVLSQAGASVSPFGPNSRYRHTPLATGVGADGTPVRYLRRRFLPDPDALVQVGEHKVEPGDRLDLVAAAAFSDPELSWRICDANLCLDPDELVSRPGRRLRITLPAGLPGGGA
- a CDS encoding phage baseplate assembly protein V; this translates as MPAQTTNPSATRAGTKTWFGKYRGTVVNNVDPKFMGRLLLTVPDVLGLVPSSWAEACVPLAGPTGTSMGSWFVPPIGAGVWVEFEAGDPSRPIWSGCRWGAPSDPPTLAKAGLPVSPSIVLQTAGQQTLAISDLPGPTGGIMLKSATGATLIVNDTGIYIQNGKGASLVMTGPTVTINNGALTVI